The proteins below are encoded in one region of Puntigrus tetrazona isolate hp1 chromosome 5, ASM1883169v1, whole genome shotgun sequence:
- the LOC122345214 gene encoding growth-regulated alpha protein, translated as MSAISYLLLAATAACCFTTLCALPMEGFGSNKCQCVTTTSSVVSAQSFQRIEIVPPGANCRKTEILITKKNNHTVCIDPEALWINKLIVKIMKRKRSAKETAAPTVA; from the exons ATGTCAGCGATCTCTTACCTACTGCTGGCAGCTACTGCAGCGTGCTGCTTCACGACTCTCTGTG CATTGCCAATGGAAGGCTTTGGTTCCAACAAGTGTCAGTGTGTGACCACCACCTCATCCGTAGTCTCAGCTCAGTCGTTCCAGAGAATTGAGATCGTGCCTCCAGGAGCAAACTGTCGTAAAACCGAGATCTT gATTACCAAAAAGAACAACCATACAGTTTGCATAGACCCTGAAGCACTATGGATCAACAAATTAATCGTAAAAATAATGAAGAG AAAAAGAAGTGCGAAGGAAACCGCTGCGCCCACTGTGGCATAA
- the cnot6l gene encoding CCR4-NOT transcription complex subunit 6-like isoform X1 yields MPKEKYDPPDPRRLYTIMSAEEAASGKKSHWTELEISGRVRSLSSSLWTLTHLTALHINNNNLSRIPPEIAKLPHLVYLNLSSNKLRSLPAELGNMVTLRELLLNNNCLRVLPYELGRLFQLQTLGLKGNPLSQDILNLYQEPDGTRKLLNYMLDNLAVHPEQLPQRPWITLRERDQMMPTAVFTVMCYNVLCDKYATRQLYGYCPSWALNWEYRKKGIMEEITNCDADIISLQEVETEQYYTFFLETLKERGYDGFFCPKSRTKLVSEQERKHVDGCAVFFKTEKFVLVQKHTVEFNQVAMANSEGSEVMLNRVMTKDNIGVAVLLEVKKDLFVSGLKPPSEKQHLLVANAHMHWDPEYSDVKLIQTMMFLSELKSIAERASGSINSSSPTSDTSSIPIVLCADLNSLPDSGVVEYLSNGGVAENHKDFKELRYSDCLTNFSCNGKNGKPDGSITHSFQLKSAYEGNLMPYTNYTYDFKGVIDYIFFSKTHMRVLGVLGPLETQWLKDNNITGCPHPHIPSDHFSLLAQLEYHPPLPPLNGLHLPVHSSTACESKTLTE; encoded by the exons ATGCCAAAGGAAAAATATGATCCTCCAGACCCACGCAGATTATATACAATCATGTCAGCCGAGGAAGCGGCCAGCGGGAAGAAGTCACACTGGACCGAGTTGGAGATTTCTG GGCGGGTCAGAAGTCTGAGCAGCTCACTATGGACGCTGACCCATCTGACTGCTCTccacatcaacaacaacaacctgaGCCGGATCCCTCCCGAAATCGCAAAGCTACCCCATCTTGTCTACCTaaacctgtcctccaacaaactGCGCAGCCTGCCAGCAGAACTCGGCAACATGGTGACTCTCAG gGAATTGCTTTTGAACAACAATTGTTTACGAGTTTTGCCTTATGAACTTGGTCGGCTGTTCCAGTTGCAAACCCTTGGCCTCAAAG GTAATCCATTGTCCCAAGATATACTCAACCTGTATCAGGAGCCTGATGGAACAAGGAAGTTACTAAATTACATGCTTGACAATCTTGCAG TGCACCCAGAACAGCTCCCCCAAAGACCTTGGATCACTTTGAGGGAGCGAGACCAAATGATGCCCACAG CTGTGTTCACGGTAATGTGCTACAACGTACTGTGTGACAAGTATGCAACAAGACAGTTGTACGGCTACTGTCCCTCATGGGCCCTTAACTGGGAGTACAGGAAGAAGGGCATCATGGAGGAGATCACTAACTGTGATGCTGACATCATAAGCCTGCAG GAGGTGGAAACAGAGCAGTACTACACTTTCTTTCTGGAAACACTAAAAGAGCGTGGATATGATggctttttctgtccaaaatcTCGTACCAAACTCGTGTCAGAACAGGAGCGGAAACATGTGGATGGCTGTGCTGTGTTCTTCAAGACCGAGAA aTTTGTTCTGgtgcagaaacacacagtgGAGTTCAATCAGGTTGCCATGGCAAACTCAGAGGGCTCAGAGGTTATGCTAAACCGAGTCATGACCAAAGATAACATCGGAGTAGCTGTCCTGTTGGAAGTGAAGAAAGACTTGTTTGTTAGTG gTTTAAAGCCGCCTTCAGAGAAACAGCACCTGCTGGTAGCTAACGCCCACATGCACTGGGATCCGGAGTACTCGGATGTGAAGCTCATCCAGACAATGATGTTTCTGTCTGAACTAAAGAGCATCGCTGAGAGGGCATCGGGATCCATCAACTCTTCATCACCCACATCAGACACCAGCTCCATCCCTATCGTCCTCTGCGCTGACCTCAATTCACTCCCAGACTCGG GTGTGGTGGAGTATCTGAGTAATGGCGGAGTTGCAGAAAATCACAAAGATTTTAAGGAACTGCGTTACAGCGATTGTCTAACCAACTTCAGTTGCAATGGCAAAAATGGCAAGCCTGATGGCAGTATCACACACAGCTTTCAGCTGAAGAGTGCCTATGAGGGGAATCTCATGCCCTACACCAACTACACGTATGACTTCAAG GGCGTGATTGACTACATTTTCTTCTCTAAGACGCACATGCGTGTTCTGGGCGttctgggtccactggagactCAGTGGCTGAAGGACAACAACATAACGGGCTGCCCCCACCCACACATCCCCTCCGATCACTTTTCCCTCCTGGCTCAGCTGGAGTACCACCCGCCCTTACCCCCCCTCAACGGGCTGCATCTGCCTGTCCACAG CAGTACTGCCTGTGAAAGCAAGACGCTTACAGAGTGA
- the cnot6l gene encoding CCR4-NOT transcription complex subunit 6-like isoform X2, producing MPKEKYDPPDPRRLYTIMSAEEAASGKKSHWTELEISGRVRSLSSSLWTLTHLTALHINNNNLSRIPPEIAKLPHLVYLNLSSNKLRSLPAELGNMVTLRELLLNNNCLRVLPYELGRLFQLQTLGLKGNPLSQDILNLYQEPDGTRKLLNYMLDNLAVHPEQLPQRPWITLRERDQMMPTAVFTVMCYNVLCDKYATRQLYGYCPSWALNWEYRKKGIMEEITNCDADIISLQEVETEQYYTFFLETLKERGYDGFFCPKSRTKLVSEQERKHVDGCAVFFKTEKFVLVQKHTVEFNQVAMANSEGSEVMLNRVMTKDNIGVAVLLEVKKDLFVSGLKPPSEKQHLLVANAHMHWDPEYSDVKLIQTMMFLSELKSIAERASGSINSSSPTSDTSSIPIVLCADLNSLPDSGVVEYLSNGGVAENHKDFKELRYSDCLTNFSCNGKNGKPDGSITHSFQLKSAYEGNLMPYTNYTYDFKGVIDYIFFSKTHMRVLGVLGPLETQWLKDNNITGCPHPHIPSDHFSLLAQLEYHPPLPPLNGLHLPVHSTACESKTLTE from the exons ATGCCAAAGGAAAAATATGATCCTCCAGACCCACGCAGATTATATACAATCATGTCAGCCGAGGAAGCGGCCAGCGGGAAGAAGTCACACTGGACCGAGTTGGAGATTTCTG GGCGGGTCAGAAGTCTGAGCAGCTCACTATGGACGCTGACCCATCTGACTGCTCTccacatcaacaacaacaacctgaGCCGGATCCCTCCCGAAATCGCAAAGCTACCCCATCTTGTCTACCTaaacctgtcctccaacaaactGCGCAGCCTGCCAGCAGAACTCGGCAACATGGTGACTCTCAG gGAATTGCTTTTGAACAACAATTGTTTACGAGTTTTGCCTTATGAACTTGGTCGGCTGTTCCAGTTGCAAACCCTTGGCCTCAAAG GTAATCCATTGTCCCAAGATATACTCAACCTGTATCAGGAGCCTGATGGAACAAGGAAGTTACTAAATTACATGCTTGACAATCTTGCAG TGCACCCAGAACAGCTCCCCCAAAGACCTTGGATCACTTTGAGGGAGCGAGACCAAATGATGCCCACAG CTGTGTTCACGGTAATGTGCTACAACGTACTGTGTGACAAGTATGCAACAAGACAGTTGTACGGCTACTGTCCCTCATGGGCCCTTAACTGGGAGTACAGGAAGAAGGGCATCATGGAGGAGATCACTAACTGTGATGCTGACATCATAAGCCTGCAG GAGGTGGAAACAGAGCAGTACTACACTTTCTTTCTGGAAACACTAAAAGAGCGTGGATATGATggctttttctgtccaaaatcTCGTACCAAACTCGTGTCAGAACAGGAGCGGAAACATGTGGATGGCTGTGCTGTGTTCTTCAAGACCGAGAA aTTTGTTCTGgtgcagaaacacacagtgGAGTTCAATCAGGTTGCCATGGCAAACTCAGAGGGCTCAGAGGTTATGCTAAACCGAGTCATGACCAAAGATAACATCGGAGTAGCTGTCCTGTTGGAAGTGAAGAAAGACTTGTTTGTTAGTG gTTTAAAGCCGCCTTCAGAGAAACAGCACCTGCTGGTAGCTAACGCCCACATGCACTGGGATCCGGAGTACTCGGATGTGAAGCTCATCCAGACAATGATGTTTCTGTCTGAACTAAAGAGCATCGCTGAGAGGGCATCGGGATCCATCAACTCTTCATCACCCACATCAGACACCAGCTCCATCCCTATCGTCCTCTGCGCTGACCTCAATTCACTCCCAGACTCGG GTGTGGTGGAGTATCTGAGTAATGGCGGAGTTGCAGAAAATCACAAAGATTTTAAGGAACTGCGTTACAGCGATTGTCTAACCAACTTCAGTTGCAATGGCAAAAATGGCAAGCCTGATGGCAGTATCACACACAGCTTTCAGCTGAAGAGTGCCTATGAGGGGAATCTCATGCCCTACACCAACTACACGTATGACTTCAAG GGCGTGATTGACTACATTTTCTTCTCTAAGACGCACATGCGTGTTCTGGGCGttctgggtccactggagactCAGTGGCTGAAGGACAACAACATAACGGGCTGCCCCCACCCACACATCCCCTCCGATCACTTTTCCCTCCTGGCTCAGCTGGAGTACCACCCGCCCTTACCCCCCCTCAACGGGCTGCATCTGCCTGTCCACAG TACTGCCTGTGAAAGCAAGACGCTTACAGAGTGA